The proteins below are encoded in one region of Pontibacter deserti:
- the hisIE gene encoding bifunctional phosphoribosyl-AMP cyclohydrolase/phosphoribosyl-ATP diphosphatase HisIE has translation MLDFDKMGGLVPAVIQDEQTSQVLMLGYMNQEALEKTQQEGLVTFFSRTKNRLWTKGETSGNTLQVISIAEDCDNDSLLIKVKPNGPTCHTGATSCFGEENASRRAKAIQFIAQLEDVIQQRKVNSAEGSYTNFLFEKGVNKIAQKVGEEAVETVIDAVAGKLDTMKGEAADLLYHLLVLLAATGLELADVVAVLQERHKK, from the coding sequence ATGTTAGATTTCGATAAAATGGGTGGATTGGTGCCCGCTGTGATACAGGACGAACAGACAAGCCAGGTGCTTATGCTGGGCTACATGAACCAGGAGGCACTGGAAAAAACGCAGCAGGAGGGACTGGTAACATTCTTTTCACGCACCAAAAACCGCCTCTGGACCAAAGGCGAGACATCCGGCAACACCTTGCAGGTGATAAGTATAGCCGAAGATTGCGACAACGATTCGCTTCTGATCAAAGTGAAACCCAACGGCCCGACCTGCCATACCGGTGCAACCAGCTGCTTTGGTGAAGAAAACGCCTCCAGAAGAGCAAAGGCCATTCAGTTCATAGCCCAACTGGAAGATGTGATCCAGCAGCGTAAAGTTAATTCGGCGGAAGGGTCTTATACAAATTTCCTGTTTGAGAAAGGCGTAAACAAAATAGCCCAGAAAGTAGGAGAGGAAGCTGTAGAAACTGTTATTGATGCGGTAGCAGGAAAACTAGATACCATGAAAGGCGAAGCTGCTGACTTGTTGTATCACCTACTAGTGTTGTTGGCTGCCACTGGCTTAGAACTAGCTGATGTGGTGGCCGTGCTGCAGGAGCGACACAAGAAGTAA